One segment of Mycolicibacterium baixiangningiae DNA contains the following:
- a CDS encoding PaaX family transcriptional regulator C-terminal domain-containing protein, protein MRLTARSVVLSVLLGAHPAWATAGELITLTSDFDIREPTVRVALTRMVSAGDLVRSADGYRLSDRLLARQRRQDDAINPRAHPWNGTWTTLVVTSVGTDARTRAALRNTLQDNRFGELREGVWLRPDNLDTALPGDVTDRVRVLHARDDDAAGLAARLWDLSGWAGSGRRLLDDIAAARDIPTRFVTAAAIVRHLLTDPVLPDELLPDGWPGDELRTAYTAFAAELVERRDTRLMEAT, encoded by the coding sequence GTGCGGTTGACGGCGCGTTCGGTGGTGCTCTCGGTACTACTCGGGGCGCATCCGGCCTGGGCCACCGCCGGCGAATTGATCACGCTCACCTCCGATTTCGACATCCGCGAACCAACCGTGCGGGTGGCGCTCACGCGCATGGTCAGCGCGGGCGACCTGGTGCGCTCCGCGGACGGCTACCGGCTGTCGGACCGGCTGCTGGCCAGGCAGCGCCGCCAGGACGACGCCATCAACCCGCGCGCCCACCCGTGGAACGGCACCTGGACCACCCTGGTGGTCACCAGCGTCGGCACCGACGCCCGCACCCGCGCCGCATTGCGGAACACCCTGCAGGACAACCGATTCGGAGAGCTCCGCGAAGGCGTGTGGCTGCGGCCGGACAACCTCGACACCGCACTGCCCGGTGACGTCACCGACCGGGTGCGGGTACTGCACGCCCGCGACGACGACGCCGCAGGCCTGGCCGCCCGCCTCTGGGACCTGTCGGGCTGGGCCGGCAGTGGCCGTCGACTCCTCGACGACATCGCCGCGGCCCGCGACATCCCGACCCGCTTCGTGACCGCTGCGGCCATCGTCCGGCATCTGCTCACCGACCCCGTGCTGCCCGACGAACTGCTGCCCGACGGCTGGCCCGGCGACGAACTCCGCACGGCCTACACCGCTTTCGCCGCCGAACTCGTCGAGCGGCGCGACACCCGACTCATGGAGGCGACATGA
- a CDS encoding crotonase/enoyl-CoA hydratase family protein: MTHAIRPVDFDNLKTMTYEVTGRVARITFNRPEKGNAIVADTPLELSALVERADLDPSVHVILVSGRGEGFCAGFDLSAYAEGSSSPGGGSPYRDTVLAGKTQAVNHLPDQPWDPMIDYQMMSRFVRGFSSLLHCDKPTVVKIHGYCVAGGTDIALHADQVIAAADAKIGYPPTRVWGVPAAGMWAHRLGDQRAKRLLLTGDCLTGTQAAEWGLAVDAPEPEDLDERTERLVERIAAVPVNQLIMVKLAMNSALLQQGVATSRMVSTVFDGIARHTPEGHAFVAQSREHGFREAVRQRDEPFGDHGRRASGV; the protein is encoded by the coding sequence GTGACTCACGCGATCAGGCCCGTCGACTTCGACAACCTCAAGACCATGACCTACGAGGTCACCGGCCGGGTGGCCCGCATCACTTTCAACCGGCCCGAGAAGGGCAACGCGATCGTCGCCGACACCCCGCTCGAATTGTCCGCACTGGTCGAACGGGCCGACCTCGACCCGAGCGTCCACGTGATCCTGGTGTCCGGCCGTGGTGAAGGGTTCTGCGCCGGCTTCGACCTCTCCGCTTACGCCGAGGGATCGTCGTCGCCCGGGGGCGGCAGCCCGTACCGCGACACCGTGCTGGCGGGAAAGACCCAGGCCGTCAACCACCTGCCGGATCAGCCGTGGGATCCGATGATCGACTACCAGATGATGAGCCGATTCGTGCGCGGCTTCTCCAGCCTGCTGCACTGCGACAAGCCGACGGTGGTGAAGATCCACGGCTACTGCGTGGCCGGCGGCACCGACATCGCGCTGCACGCCGACCAGGTGATCGCCGCCGCGGACGCCAAGATCGGCTACCCGCCCACCCGCGTCTGGGGTGTGCCCGCCGCCGGGATGTGGGCCCACCGCCTCGGTGACCAGCGCGCCAAACGCCTTCTGCTGACCGGGGATTGCCTCACCGGCACGCAGGCCGCCGAATGGGGGCTGGCCGTCGATGCGCCCGAACCCGAAGACCTCGACGAGCGCACCGAACGCCTCGTCGAGCGCATCGCCGCCGTACCGGTCAACCAGCTGATCATGGTCAAGCTCGCGATGAATTCGGCTCTCCTTCAGCAGGGCGTGGCCACCAGCCGGATGGTCAGCACGGTGTTCGACGGTATCGCTCGGCACACACCGGAGGGCCACGCGTTCGTCGCGCAGTCGCGAGAGCACGGCTTCCGCGAGGCCGTCCGGCAGCGCGACGAACCGTTCGGCGACCACGGCCGACGAGCGTCCGGGGTGTAG
- a CDS encoding acyl-CoA dehydrogenase family protein, with translation MPDTHVVTNQVPPLEDHNPAASPVLTEALAREGGGWGIDEVFELGAVSGSVEAQRWGELADRNRPVLHTHDRVGHRVDEVEYDPAYHELMRTAVGHGLHAAPWADDRTGAHVVRAAKMSVWTPEPGHVCPISMTYAVVPALRFNAELAAVYEPLLASRVYDPDLEVPSTKAGITAGMSMTEKQGGSDVRAGTTQATPNGDGTYSLTGHKWFTSAPMCDVFLVLAQAPNGLSCFFLPRVLPDGTRNRMFLQRLKDKLGNHANASSEVEYDGATAWLVGEEGRGVPTIIEMVNLTRLDCTLGSATSMRSGLTRAIHHAQHRKAFGEYLIDQPLMRNVLADLAVEAEAATMVAMRMAGATDRAVRGDGREALLRRIGLAAAKYWVCKRATPHAAEAMECLGGNGYVEESGMPRLYREAPLMGIWEGSGNVSALDTLRAMVTRPESVEVLFDELAQAAGQDARLDAHVEALKPALGDLETVQYRARKVAEDICLALQGALLVRHGHPAVAEAFLATRLGGQWGGAFGTLPVGLDLAPILERALVKG, from the coding sequence ATGCCAGACACGCACGTCGTCACCAACCAGGTCCCGCCGCTCGAGGACCACAATCCGGCGGCCTCGCCGGTGCTCACCGAGGCGCTGGCCCGCGAAGGCGGGGGGTGGGGGATCGACGAGGTCTTCGAGCTGGGCGCTGTGTCGGGAAGCGTGGAGGCGCAGCGGTGGGGTGAACTGGCCGACCGCAACCGGCCCGTCCTGCACACCCACGACCGCGTCGGCCACCGCGTCGACGAGGTCGAGTACGACCCCGCCTACCACGAGCTGATGCGCACCGCGGTCGGCCACGGCCTGCACGCCGCGCCGTGGGCCGACGACCGCACCGGGGCGCACGTCGTGCGCGCGGCCAAGATGTCGGTGTGGACACCGGAGCCCGGCCACGTCTGCCCGATCTCGATGACCTACGCCGTCGTGCCGGCACTGCGCTTCAACGCCGAACTGGCCGCCGTCTACGAACCCCTGCTGGCCAGCCGGGTGTACGACCCCGATCTCGAGGTGCCGAGCACGAAGGCCGGCATCACCGCGGGTATGTCGATGACCGAGAAGCAGGGCGGCTCCGACGTGCGCGCCGGCACCACCCAGGCCACCCCCAACGGCGACGGCACCTACTCGCTGACCGGCCACAAGTGGTTCACATCGGCGCCGATGTGCGACGTGTTCCTCGTGCTCGCGCAGGCCCCCAACGGGTTGTCGTGCTTCTTTCTGCCCCGTGTCCTGCCTGATGGCACCCGCAATCGCATGTTCCTGCAACGGCTCAAAGACAAGCTCGGCAACCACGCCAACGCCTCCAGTGAGGTCGAATACGACGGCGCCACCGCCTGGCTGGTCGGCGAAGAGGGCCGCGGCGTGCCGACCATCATCGAGATGGTCAACCTCACCCGGCTGGACTGCACGCTGGGCAGTGCGACCAGCATGCGCAGTGGCCTCACCCGCGCGATCCACCACGCGCAGCACCGCAAGGCGTTCGGCGAGTACCTGATCGACCAACCCCTGATGCGCAACGTGCTCGCCGACCTGGCCGTCGAGGCCGAGGCCGCCACCATGGTCGCGATGCGGATGGCCGGTGCCACCGACCGCGCCGTGCGCGGCGACGGCCGCGAAGCCCTGCTGCGTCGCATCGGGCTGGCCGCCGCGAAGTACTGGGTGTGCAAACGCGCCACCCCGCACGCGGCCGAGGCGATGGAATGCCTGGGCGGCAACGGCTACGTCGAGGAGTCCGGGATGCCGCGGCTCTACCGCGAGGCTCCGCTGATGGGCATCTGGGAGGGTTCGGGCAACGTCAGCGCACTGGACACGTTGCGCGCCATGGTAACTCGGCCGGAGAGTGTCGAGGTGCTGTTCGACGAGCTCGCGCAGGCGGCCGGGCAGGACGCCCGGCTCGACGCGCACGTCGAGGCTTTGAAGCCTGCCCTCGGCGACCTCGAGACCGTGCAATACCGCGCCCGCAAGGTGGCCGAGGACATCTGCCTGGCCCTGCAGGGCGCGCTGCTCGTACGTCACGGACACCCCGCTGTGGCCGAGGCGTTTCTGGCCACCCGCCTGGGCGGTCAGTGGGGCGGGGCGTTCGGCACGCTGCCCGTCGGCCTCGACCTCGCGCCGATCCTCGAGCGCGCGCTGGTGAAGGGGTGA
- a CDS encoding phosphatase PAP2 family protein — MSAIDQSSIALTPPDVTSRERWLRIARWTAIAIWALVVIYRTATDGFAFNRELLLLYIATGLVAASIGRGRRMLFVIRDWLPFALLLLAYDLSRGAATLIGRPTLWHWQADADRWLFFGTMPTVWLQERLKQSSPPWWEIGISTVYMSFFVLPYVIAGVLWLRNREEWKAFVRLFVGLNVAALIVYALFPAAPPWAAARCTAGDVHDGPSGPRCMFRSARGVPDGGVLGSMQFSEDGANQWVERIVGRGWGKLNLHSASALIDQGQASVNLVAAIPSLHAGMSAAIAAFLWHRVHRGWRPVLVAYPLVMAFTLVYTAEHYVVDILLGWALAAAAVFALNRYEARRRARASAGGEVDLAQGFGDGPHRLGSRGEVDDIAAAHVQRGAAVGELDPR; from the coding sequence GTGTCCGCAATTGACCAATCGTCGATTGCGCTGACGCCACCTGACGTCACGTCGCGGGAGCGTTGGCTGCGGATCGCGCGGTGGACGGCGATCGCCATATGGGCGCTCGTCGTCATATACCGCACGGCCACCGACGGGTTCGCGTTCAACCGTGAACTGCTGCTGCTCTACATCGCCACCGGGCTGGTGGCCGCCAGCATCGGGCGGGGCCGGCGGATGCTGTTCGTGATCCGCGACTGGTTGCCGTTCGCGCTGCTGCTGCTGGCCTACGACCTGAGCCGGGGGGCGGCCACGCTGATCGGCCGGCCCACGCTGTGGCACTGGCAGGCCGACGCCGACCGGTGGCTGTTCTTCGGCACCATGCCGACCGTATGGCTGCAGGAGCGGCTCAAGCAGTCGTCGCCGCCGTGGTGGGAGATCGGCATCAGCACCGTCTACATGTCGTTCTTCGTCCTGCCCTACGTGATCGCCGGCGTGCTGTGGCTGCGCAACCGCGAGGAGTGGAAGGCGTTCGTGCGGCTGTTCGTCGGCCTCAACGTCGCGGCCCTGATCGTCTACGCGCTGTTCCCCGCCGCGCCGCCGTGGGCCGCGGCGCGCTGCACCGCCGGCGACGTCCACGACGGTCCGTCCGGGCCACGGTGCATGTTCCGGTCCGCCCGCGGGGTGCCCGACGGCGGCGTGCTGGGCTCGATGCAGTTCAGCGAGGACGGTGCGAACCAGTGGGTGGAGCGCATCGTCGGGCGCGGGTGGGGCAAGTTGAACCTGCACTCCGCCAGTGCGCTGATCGACCAGGGGCAGGCGAGTGTCAACCTGGTGGCGGCCATCCCGTCGCTGCACGCCGGGATGTCGGCGGCCATCGCCGCGTTCCTGTGGCACCGGGTGCACCGCGGCTGGCGGCCGGTGCTGGTCGCCTACCCGCTGGTGATGGCCTTCACGCTGGTGTACACCGCCGAGCACTACGTCGTCGACATCCTGCTGGGTTGGGCGCTCGCCGCGGCCGCGGTCTTCGCGCTGAACCGCTACGAGGCACGGCGACGGGCCCGGGCGTCAGCCGGCGGTGAGGTAGACCTTGCGCAGGGTTTCGGTGACGGTCCACACCGTCTCGGTTCCCGCGGCGAGGTGGACGACATCGCCGCGGCCCACGTCCAGCGCGGGGCTGCCGTCGGCGAACTCGACCCGCGCTGA
- a CDS encoding deoxyribonuclease IV, translated as MLIGSHVRNDDPLAAAQDDGADVVQFFLGDPQSWKKPKPREDADALKASSLPLYVHAPYLINVVSANNRVRIPSRKILQDTCDAAAEVGATAVIVHGGHADDKDMEAGFERWVKALDRLETKVPVYLENTAGGEHAMARYFDTIGRLWDHIGDYGIGFCLDTCHAWAAGEALIDAVSRIKRITGRIDLVHCNDSRDAAGSGADRHANFGNGQIDPQLLVAVVQAADAPVICETSDDGRKDDIAFLREHL; from the coding sequence GTGCTCATCGGTTCGCATGTCCGCAACGACGATCCCCTGGCCGCCGCGCAGGATGACGGCGCCGACGTGGTGCAGTTCTTCCTCGGCGACCCGCAGAGCTGGAAGAAGCCCAAGCCCCGCGAAGACGCCGACGCGCTGAAGGCGTCGAGCCTCCCGCTCTACGTGCACGCCCCCTACCTGATCAACGTTGTCTCGGCGAACAACCGGGTGCGCATCCCGTCGCGCAAGATCCTCCAGGACACCTGCGACGCGGCCGCCGAGGTGGGCGCCACCGCCGTGATCGTCCACGGCGGGCACGCCGACGACAAAGACATGGAGGCCGGCTTCGAGCGGTGGGTCAAGGCGCTCGATCGGCTCGAGACCAAGGTCCCGGTGTACCTGGAGAACACCGCCGGCGGTGAGCACGCCATGGCGCGCTACTTCGACACCATCGGGCGGCTGTGGGACCACATCGGTGACTACGGGATCGGTTTCTGTCTCGACACCTGCCATGCGTGGGCGGCCGGCGAAGCGCTGATCGACGCCGTCTCCCGGATCAAGCGCATCACCGGCCGGATCGATCTCGTGCACTGCAACGACTCGCGTGACGCAGCCGGTTCGGGGGCGGACCGGCACGCCAACTTCGGCAACGGCCAGATCGACCCGCAACTGCTCGTCGCGGTGGTGCAGGCCGCCGACGCGCCGGTCATCTGCGAGACGTCGGACGACGGCCGCAAGGACGACATCGCCTTCCTGCGCGAGCACCTCTGA
- a CDS encoding enoyl-CoA hydratase-related protein — protein MSDEARVDVSVDNGIARLTLNNPTRKNALTLSMTEQIGEFCQRVETDLSIGAVIVDSAGNYFCSGADTRDLAASSEAPASPEAVARTSAVYGSFVRVGTLPVPTISLVKGGAVGAGLNLAMATDIMLVTPDVVLDSGFLARKIHPGGGHIRMLGRSMGYQQAVAMSIFGAALSGEDAVARGFAWAAVPAEELLDTALGLCRLPAADPELARRIKQSATIELDSGLSWAAAVEVERGVQMWSLGRKGSKAWEQKPGAPTTGR, from the coding sequence ATGAGTGACGAGGCCCGCGTAGATGTCAGCGTCGACAACGGAATTGCCCGGCTGACACTGAACAACCCGACCCGCAAGAACGCGCTCACGCTGTCGATGACCGAACAGATCGGTGAGTTCTGCCAGCGGGTCGAGACCGATTTGTCGATCGGCGCGGTGATCGTGGACTCGGCCGGCAACTACTTCTGCAGTGGCGCGGACACCAGGGACCTCGCGGCGAGCTCGGAGGCGCCCGCTTCGCCGGAAGCGGTGGCGCGGACCTCTGCCGTCTACGGCTCCTTCGTTCGCGTGGGAACGCTGCCGGTGCCGACGATCTCGCTCGTCAAAGGTGGTGCGGTCGGCGCAGGCCTCAACCTGGCGATGGCGACCGACATCATGCTGGTGACGCCGGATGTCGTGCTGGACAGCGGATTCCTCGCCCGCAAGATCCACCCGGGCGGCGGCCACATACGGATGCTCGGACGCTCGATGGGATATCAGCAAGCCGTTGCCATGTCGATCTTCGGCGCAGCGCTCTCGGGCGAGGACGCCGTGGCGCGTGGCTTCGCCTGGGCTGCCGTGCCCGCCGAGGAGCTGCTCGACACCGCGCTCGGCCTGTGCCGCCTGCCGGCCGCGGATCCCGAATTGGCGCGTCGGATCAAACAATCGGCGACGATCGAACTGGATTCCGGGCTGTCCTGGGCCGCTGCGGTCGAGGTCGAGCGTGGCGTGCAGATGTGGTCGCTGGGCCGCAAGGGCAGCAAGGCCTGGGAGCAGAAGCCGGGCGCCCCCACGACCGGACGGTGA
- a CDS encoding acyl-CoA dehydrogenase family protein — protein sequence MTVDAHEHLDDLRDTARGVSATHLAIDAHPNPSLDRGLWDELEKLGFIGLCAPEAIGGSGGDLLDAATVLAELTTVRIPFAEAAFIAAPALGQAGLDLPSGPFTAARSAVTIDAGALSGQVERVAFARDCESLVLLATGAQPSLHLISLGANGVSVAPGENLAGEPRDLVTLQQVTPVASADVTESEVAAWELRGALARAVSSAGAAASIVDQTAQYVSERVQFGRPLMKFQVVQHSVAKMAADATAMQTAATAATMAMLDGADSAEMLVAAAKAETAILSRPVTAAAHQAHGAIGFTQEHVLGALTTRLWAWREEYGNERYWHQRLGELASGQDLWQLVTGQQ from the coding sequence ATGACCGTGGATGCGCACGAACATCTCGACGACCTTCGCGACACCGCTCGGGGCGTGTCCGCGACGCACCTCGCCATTGATGCCCATCCGAACCCGTCGCTGGATCGCGGACTCTGGGACGAGCTGGAAAAGCTTGGCTTCATTGGGCTTTGCGCTCCGGAGGCCATCGGTGGATCCGGCGGTGATCTCCTCGACGCCGCGACCGTTCTGGCCGAACTCACCACAGTGCGCATCCCCTTCGCCGAGGCGGCGTTCATCGCCGCCCCCGCCCTCGGGCAGGCGGGGCTCGATCTGCCGAGTGGTCCGTTCACGGCGGCGCGAAGCGCGGTGACCATCGACGCCGGCGCGCTCAGCGGGCAGGTCGAACGCGTGGCGTTCGCGCGCGATTGCGAATCCCTGGTGCTGCTCGCCACGGGAGCCCAGCCGAGCCTGCACCTGATCTCGTTGGGCGCCAACGGAGTCAGCGTTGCCCCGGGCGAGAACCTCGCCGGCGAGCCGCGTGATCTGGTGACGTTGCAGCAGGTGACACCGGTCGCGTCCGCTGACGTGACGGAGTCCGAGGTGGCGGCGTGGGAGCTGCGTGGCGCCCTCGCCCGCGCCGTGTCGTCGGCAGGCGCCGCCGCGTCCATCGTGGATCAGACGGCGCAGTACGTCTCCGAGCGCGTGCAGTTCGGGCGGCCACTGATGAAGTTCCAGGTTGTTCAGCATTCCGTCGCGAAAATGGCGGCCGATGCCACGGCGATGCAGACGGCGGCCACCGCGGCCACGATGGCGATGCTCGACGGTGCGGACTCCGCGGAGATGTTGGTGGCCGCGGCGAAGGCCGAGACCGCCATCCTGTCGCGCCCGGTCACCGCCGCCGCCCATCAGGCCCACGGCGCCATCGGGTTCACCCAGGAGCATGTGCTGGGTGCCCTGACGACCCGGCTGTGGGCGTGGCGTGAAGAGTATGGAAACGAACGGTACTGGCATCAGCGTCTCGGTGAGCTCGCGAGCGGGCAGGACCTGTGGCAACTGGTGACAGGACAGCAATAG
- a CDS encoding acyl-CoA dehydrogenase family protein — MRTTLVPASVETAELRELRAEVRTFLRESIRNGDFVPKADAWQSSIDTDFSRRLAEHGWIGMTIPKEYGGHGRTALERFVVTEEVLAHGAPVAAHWIADRQMAPSILRHGTEEQKQKYLPGIARAERFFAIGMSEPDSGSDLASVRTRATPDGDRWRISGTKLWTTSAHIATNMIVLARTDEGERQQGLSQFVVDLPNPGVAVNPIITIDGEHHFNEVVFDDAVFEADALLGTRGAGWRQVTGELANERSGPERLLSPFPLLAAWGREVDADDAPAQLELGRLLSRLIVLRQMSLGVARQLTAGKQPAIEAALVKDLGTTFEGDLVETIRRMAMIEPGSGTMPFDTLLVDGVRHTPAFTLRGGTNEVLRSIVAKGLA, encoded by the coding sequence ATGCGAACGACTTTGGTGCCCGCATCCGTGGAGACGGCTGAGCTGCGAGAGCTGCGTGCCGAGGTCCGGACTTTCCTGCGCGAGTCCATCCGCAACGGTGACTTCGTCCCCAAAGCCGATGCGTGGCAGTCCAGCATCGACACCGACTTCAGCCGCCGGCTCGCCGAGCACGGCTGGATCGGCATGACGATCCCCAAGGAGTACGGCGGACACGGCCGCACTGCGCTCGAGCGTTTCGTGGTCACCGAGGAAGTGCTCGCCCATGGCGCACCGGTCGCCGCGCACTGGATCGCCGATCGCCAGATGGCGCCGTCGATCCTGCGCCACGGCACCGAGGAACAGAAGCAGAAATACCTCCCCGGTATCGCGCGCGCCGAACGCTTCTTCGCCATCGGCATGAGCGAGCCCGACTCCGGTTCCGATCTGGCATCCGTCCGCACCCGCGCAACCCCCGACGGTGACCGCTGGCGCATCAGCGGCACCAAACTGTGGACGACGTCGGCGCACATCGCCACCAACATGATCGTGCTCGCCCGCACCGACGAGGGCGAACGCCAACAGGGCCTGTCCCAGTTCGTGGTGGACCTGCCCAACCCCGGCGTGGCGGTCAACCCGATCATCACGATCGACGGTGAGCACCACTTCAACGAGGTCGTCTTCGACGATGCCGTCTTCGAGGCCGATGCGCTGCTGGGCACCCGCGGCGCGGGGTGGCGTCAGGTGACCGGCGAACTCGCCAACGAGCGCTCCGGCCCCGAACGCCTGCTCAGCCCATTCCCGCTGCTGGCGGCGTGGGGCCGCGAGGTCGACGCCGACGACGCCCCGGCGCAGCTGGAACTGGGCCGGCTCCTGTCGCGGTTGATCGTGCTGCGGCAGATGTCGCTCGGGGTGGCGCGTCAGCTCACCGCAGGCAAGCAGCCCGCCATCGAGGCGGCCCTGGTCAAGGACCTCGGCACGACCTTCGAAGGTGATCTCGTCGAGACGATCCGCCGCATGGCGATGATCGAGCCCGGCAGCGGAACGATGCCGTTCGACACCCTGCTCGTCGACGGCGTCCGGCACACCCCGGCCTTCACCCTCCGTGGTGGCACCAATGAAGTTCTCCGCTCGATCGTCGCAAAGGGACTGGCATGA
- a CDS encoding FdhF/YdeP family oxidoreductase yields MRISLPWSRNSSRDVDAEYDEGAVVISERKHEAAGLKAVGVALQRDIASMGPMRTAASLLRLNQRKGFDCPGCAWPEEHGGRKPAEFCENGAKAVAEEATKRVVTPEFFARHSVADLGGRSEYWLSQQGRLTHPMVLRPGEQHYQPIDWDDAFDLIATHLRSLGSPHEAAFYTSGRTSNEAAFLYQLLVRSFGTNNLPDCSNMCHESSGTALVDTIGIGKGSVTVDDLTQADLIIVAGQNPGTNHPRMLSVLEKAKENGAKIIAVNPLPEAGLLRFKDPKKVHGVVGHGVSIADEFVQIRLGGDMALFAGLGRLLLEADDRAPGTVVDRDFIAAHCANFAEYEAHARAVDLEAVYEATGIDAAQLQRVADMMVSSQRTIACWAMGLTQHRHAVATISEVVNVLLMRGMVGKPGAGLCPVRGHSNVQGDRTMGIWEKMPESFLAALDARFGIVSPREHGFDTVDAIRAMRDGRVKAFVGMGGNFVAASPDTAVTEAALRNCALTVQVSTKLNRSHVVHGRTALILPSLGRTDRDVQNGRKQVVSVEDSMSMVHLSRGSLRPPSVEVRSEVAIVCGLARALFGPDHQVPWASFTSDYDTIRDAIAAVVPGCADYNARVRRPDGFQLPHPPRDRREFRTSTGKANFTVSPLQWVSVPQGRLILQTLRSHDQYNTTIYGLDDRYRGVKGGRRVVFCNRADIARFGLTAGDRVDLVSEFTDSEGRLQERRAEDFVVVEYQTPVGNAAAYYPETNPLVPLDSVADRSNTPVSKAVVIRLERRS; encoded by the coding sequence ATGCGCATCTCCCTGCCCTGGAGCCGAAACAGCTCCCGCGACGTCGACGCCGAGTACGACGAGGGTGCCGTCGTTATCAGCGAGCGCAAGCACGAGGCCGCCGGTCTGAAAGCGGTGGGGGTGGCTCTGCAGCGTGACATCGCCTCGATGGGCCCGATGCGCACGGCCGCATCGCTACTCCGACTGAACCAGCGCAAGGGTTTCGACTGTCCGGGCTGCGCATGGCCCGAAGAGCACGGCGGCCGCAAGCCGGCCGAGTTCTGTGAGAACGGCGCGAAGGCGGTCGCCGAGGAGGCGACCAAGCGCGTCGTCACGCCGGAGTTCTTCGCGCGCCACTCGGTCGCCGACCTCGGCGGCCGTTCGGAGTACTGGCTGAGTCAGCAGGGCCGGCTCACGCATCCGATGGTGCTGCGCCCCGGGGAACAGCACTACCAGCCCATCGACTGGGACGACGCCTTCGATCTGATCGCCACCCACCTGCGCTCGCTCGGCAGCCCGCACGAGGCGGCGTTCTACACCTCCGGGCGTACCAGCAACGAGGCGGCGTTCCTCTACCAGTTGCTGGTGCGCAGCTTCGGCACCAACAATCTGCCGGACTGCTCCAACATGTGCCACGAGTCGTCGGGCACGGCGCTGGTGGACACGATCGGAATCGGCAAGGGTTCGGTCACCGTCGACGATCTCACCCAGGCCGACCTGATCATCGTCGCCGGCCAGAATCCCGGGACGAACCATCCACGGATGCTGTCGGTTCTGGAGAAGGCCAAGGAGAACGGCGCCAAGATCATCGCCGTCAACCCGCTGCCGGAGGCTGGGCTTCTCCGGTTCAAGGATCCGAAGAAGGTCCACGGCGTTGTCGGTCACGGGGTTTCGATCGCCGACGAGTTCGTGCAGATCCGTCTCGGCGGTGACATGGCGTTGTTCGCGGGGCTCGGCCGTCTGTTGCTCGAGGCTGACGACCGCGCACCGGGCACGGTCGTAGACCGGGATTTCATCGCCGCCCACTGCGCGAATTTCGCGGAGTACGAGGCCCATGCCCGCGCAGTGGACCTGGAGGCGGTGTACGAGGCCACCGGCATCGACGCCGCGCAGCTGCAGCGCGTGGCTGACATGATGGTGAGCTCCCAGCGCACCATCGCGTGCTGGGCGATGGGTCTGACCCAGCACCGGCATGCGGTGGCCACGATCTCCGAGGTCGTCAACGTGCTGTTGATGCGCGGCATGGTCGGGAAGCCCGGAGCCGGTCTGTGCCCCGTGCGGGGCCACTCCAACGTGCAGGGGGACCGCACGATGGGCATCTGGGAGAAGATGCCCGAGTCCTTCCTGGCCGCGCTGGACGCCCGCTTCGGAATCGTCAGTCCTCGGGAACACGGCTTCGACACCGTGGACGCCATCCGTGCGATGCGGGACGGGCGTGTCAAGGCCTTCGTGGGAATGGGTGGGAACTTCGTGGCCGCCAGCCCCGACACCGCGGTGACCGAGGCGGCGCTGCGCAATTGCGCTTTGACAGTGCAGGTTTCGACCAAATTGAATCGTAGCCACGTCGTGCACGGACGCACAGCGCTGATCCTGCCGTCGCTGGGCCGCACCGACCGCGACGTCCAGAACGGGCGTAAGCAGGTCGTGTCCGTCGAGGATTCCATGTCGATGGTGCACCTCTCCCGGGGCAGCCTGCGTCCACCGTCTGTTGAGGTGCGTAGCGAGGTCGCGATCGTGTGTGGGCTGGCGCGCGCGTTGTTCGGTCCGGATCACCAGGTGCCCTGGGCGTCGTTCACCTCCGACTACGACACCATTCGGGACGCCATCGCCGCGGTCGTGCCGGGTTGTGCCGACTACAACGCCAGAGTCCGCCGGCCCGACGGGTTCCAGCTGCCGCATCCTCCGCGGGATCGGCGTGAATTCCGCACCAGCACAGGCAAAGCCAACTTCACCGTGAGTCCGCTGCAGTGGGTGTCGGTGCCGCAGGGGCGGCTCATCCTGCAGACCCTGCGCAGCCACGACCAGTACAACACCACGATCTACGGCCTCGACGACCGTTACCGCGGTGTGAAGGGGGGCAGGCGGGTGGTGTTCTGCAATCGGGCCGACATCGCCCGATTCGGGTTGACCGCGGGTGACCGCGTTGACCTGGTGTCGGAGTTCACCGACTCCGAGGGAAGGCTGCAGGAACGCCGCGCCGAGGACTTCGTCGTAGTGGAGTACCAGACGCCTGTCGGCAACGCCGCCGCGTATTACCCAGAAACCAATCCGCTCGTGCCACTCGACTCGGTCGCCGACCGGTCCAACACTCCGGTGTCCAAGGCCGTCGTCATCCGTCTCGAACGCCGCTCCTGA